In a single window of the Alphaproteobacteria bacterium genome:
- a CDS encoding transposase — MARQARIVVAGWPHHVTQRGNRRQRVFFEERDYQAYL; from the coding sequence ATGGCGAGACAGGCACGTATCGTCGTCGCGGGTTGGCCGCATCATGTCACCCAGCGCGGCAATCGCCGCCAGCGGGTGTTTTTCGAGGAACGCGACTACCAAGCCTATCT